A genomic region of Zea mays cultivar B73 chromosome 6, Zm-B73-REFERENCE-NAM-5.0, whole genome shotgun sequence contains the following coding sequences:
- the LOC100276351 gene encoding uncharacterized protein LOC100276351 isoform 1 (isoform 1 is encoded by transcript variant 1), with translation MKRAAPSQEPLDVSSGDSSGSDSDQLGGKDKGGSASKAAAGAEDVKRVVLHKESQDVSSDDDLSSDSDDDAGKGNAWNAFGLPNSSKAASTAEARSKKKKKTGVDFSALSRHGYHGGPSVLTVRPAAEEPNWSWSTGKDRDGKEDAHAPESYEERERTRAAVTEGEKFIGLQNAPPNQLLLEKDRKEKDASFSQKEKRKRDRGQASRGKNYVEEEKRLLRGSGVYSGFDT, from the exons ATGAAGAGGGCGGCGCCGTCTCAGGAGCCCCTCGACGTTtcttccggggactcctcgggctCGGATTCCGATCAATTAGGCGGCAAGGATAAGGGCGGGAGCGCCTCTAAAGCTGCTGCAGGGGCTGAAG ATGTGAAGAGGGTGGTGCTGCATAAGGAATCCCAGGACGTATCTTCTGATGATGACCTTAGCTCGGATTCTGATGATGATGCTGGGAAGGGGAATGCTTGGAATGCCTTTGGGCTGCCCAATTCCTCCAAAGCTGCTTCGACGGCAGAAG CCAggtcaaagaagaagaagaaaaccggTGTGGATTTCAGCGCTCTGAGCCGGCACGGATACCATGGCGGCCCATCCGTCTTGACAGTTCGTCCGGCAGCGGAGGAACCGAACTGGTCCTGGTCCACTGGGAAAGACCGCGACGGCAAAGAGGACGCACACGCACCCGAGTCCTACGAGGAACGCGAGCGTACCAGGGCCGCAGTAACCGAAGGGGAGAAGTTCATCGGGCTGCAGAACGCGCCGCCGAACCAGCTGTTGCTGGAGAAAGACAGGAAGGAGAAGGACGCCTCCTTCTCGCAGAAAGAGAAGCGGAAGAGGGACCGGGGCCAAGCCAGCAGGGGGAAGAACTACGTCGAGGAGGAGAAGCGGCTCCTGAGGGGCAGCGGCGTGTACTCTGGCTTTGACACTTAG
- the LOC100276351 gene encoding uncharacterized protein LOC100276351 isoform 2 (isoform 2 is encoded by transcript variant 2), with amino-acid sequence MKRAAPSQEPLDVSSGDSSGSDSDQLGGKDKGGSASKAAAGAEDVKRVVLHKESQDVSSDDDLSSDSDDDAGKGNAWNAFGLPNSSKAASTAEGALIRRAEMYQQYMKRIPVPAYRDSVIPFTSWLGLAGSLKQLYEQPLHYLTNVLLKKWDQQRIGSDDEHRRLDAIIHPARAETLVWATEEVHRLTTSGQHLASLWASDPMYHAHVDPVFASVKLE; translated from the exons ATGAAGAGGGCGGCGCCGTCTCAGGAGCCCCTCGACGTTtcttccggggactcctcgggctCGGATTCCGATCAATTAGGCGGCAAGGATAAGGGCGGGAGCGCCTCTAAAGCTGCTGCAGGGGCTGAAG ATGTGAAGAGGGTGGTGCTGCATAAGGAATCCCAGGACGTATCTTCTGATGATGACCTTAGCTCGGATTCTGATGATGATGCTGGGAAGGGGAATGCTTGGAATGCCTTTGGGCTGCCCAATTCCTCCAAAGCTGCTTCGACGGCAGAAG GTGCTCTGATCAGGAGGGCCGAAATGTATCAGCAATACATGAAGCGCATTCCGGTTCCTGCTTACCGTGATTCTGTAATCCCATTCACATCGTGGCTGGGACTCGCCGGATCGCTGAAGCAGCTGTATGAGCAACCCTTGCATTACCTCACCAATGTCCTCTTAAAAAAGTGGGACCAGCAAAGGATTGGGAGCGATGATGAGCACCGGCGTCTGGACGCTATCATCCACCCTGCCAGAGCTGAGACCCTGGTTTGGGCCACTGAAGAGGTCCATAGGCTGACCACCTCTGGCCAGCACTTGGCTAGCCTCTGGGCCTCAGATCCCATGTATCATGCTCACGTAGATCCCGTGTTTGCTTCCGTAAAGCTGGAGTAG
- the LOC100276351 gene encoding uncharacterized protein LOC100276351 isoform 3 (isoform 3 is encoded by transcript variant 3), which produces MKRAAPSQEPLDVSSGDSSGSDSDQLGGKDKGGSASKAAAGAEDVKRVVLHKESQDVSSDDDLSSDSDDDAGKGNAWNAFGLPNSSKAASTAEAARSKKKKKTGVDFSALSRHGYHGGPSVLTVRPAAEEPNWSWSTGKDRDGKEDAHAPESYEERERTRAAVTEGEKFIGLQNAPPNQLLLEKDRKEKDASFSQKEKRKRDRGQASRGKNYVEEEKRLLRGSGVYSGFDT; this is translated from the exons ATGAAGAGGGCGGCGCCGTCTCAGGAGCCCCTCGACGTTtcttccggggactcctcgggctCGGATTCCGATCAATTAGGCGGCAAGGATAAGGGCGGGAGCGCCTCTAAAGCTGCTGCAGGGGCTGAAG ATGTGAAGAGGGTGGTGCTGCATAAGGAATCCCAGGACGTATCTTCTGATGATGACCTTAGCTCGGATTCTGATGATGATGCTGGGAAGGGGAATGCTTGGAATGCCTTTGGGCTGCCCAATTCCTCCAAAGCTGCTTCGACGGCAGAAG CAGCCAggtcaaagaagaagaagaaaaccggTGTGGATTTCAGCGCTCTGAGCCGGCACGGATACCATGGCGGCCCATCCGTCTTGACAGTTCGTCCGGCAGCGGAGGAACCGAACTGGTCCTGGTCCACTGGGAAAGACCGCGACGGCAAAGAGGACGCACACGCACCCGAGTCCTACGAGGAACGCGAGCGTACCAGGGCCGCAGTAACCGAAGGGGAGAAGTTCATCGGGCTGCAGAACGCGCCGCCGAACCAGCTGTTGCTGGAGAAAGACAGGAAGGAGAAGGACGCCTCCTTCTCGCAGAAAGAGAAGCGGAAGAGGGACCGGGGCCAAGCCAGCAGGGGGAAGAACTACGTCGAGGAGGAGAAGCGGCTCCTGAGGGGCAGCGGCGTGTACTCTGGCTTTGACACTTAG